The DNA region GTGAAGGCATGTCAAGAGTTCGGTTTGTTCAAGGTGGTCAACCATGGCGTGCCGTTGGAGTTGATGACCCATTTGGAGAATGAAGCGCTCAAGTTCTTCATGCAGCCACAGTCTCTGAAAGACAAGGCTGGTCCTCCTGACCCTTATGGGTATGGAAGCAAAAGAATTGGCACCAACGGTGATCTGGGTTGGGTTGAGTATCtactcctcaacaccaaccctGATGTTATCTCCCCCAAAACACTTCAACTTTTTGAACAAAACCCAGAAATGTTCaggtaattaatatatatagtttttttatttttttcaaaacagaGTCCCCTGGtttgtttttgttctcttttcttttattaagttttaaaaaatggtctGAAACTGTAATTTGAGCCATAATTTCTGCTAgctttttcctctctctctctataattATAGTTGCATTAACAGTAtttataaataagtattttcTCACAATGTGAAGAGCAAGATTTTGAACCGTCCTGGTGTCACGGTTTTTGTCACAGTTCTTGATTTTTGAGGGAAATTACTGACAAATGAAACTGATGCATGTGATCGATAGCAGTTGACACCAAGAACCATGAAATTGCAGTCAAAATTGGCGTTGCAGATTTTTTTCAAGACTTTGAGAGTGTTTTCTTTGCCAATAAAAGTTGTTCGGGAAAACACACATTCTTCTCTTTTATTACACACAATAATGAGATACATAACTGAAGAAAAATGCAATAATGGGCTCTCATTCTTAGGTCACCGCTTAATTTATTAACGTGATTTAGGACCCATCCTTATAGATATAATGCGACGGAggaaatatatatgataaaaagttagacattatttattttcttatgggGTATATCTGATAATGTGACTATGATATGATTATGATTAAACTTGGCAGGTGTGGAGTGGAGGAATACATAGGGGCAGTGAAGAAGATTTGCTGTGAAGCGTTGGAGCTAATGGCAGATGGGTTGGAAATAGTACCAAGGAACGTGTTCAGCAGAATGATAAGGGACGAGAGAAGCGATAGTTGCTTCAGAATGAACCGGTACCCAGAATGTCCAGAGCTTAAGGTAGAAGCTTTGAGTGGTCGAAATTTGACTGGGTTTGGAGAACACACAGACCCACAGATAATATCTGTACTGAGATCCAACAACACATCAGGACT from Glycine soja cultivar W05 chromosome 8, ASM419377v2, whole genome shotgun sequence includes:
- the LOC114424681 gene encoding gibberellin 2-beta-dioxygenase-like, giving the protein MVVLSHQSALNELFLVKTCKSTFIGVPEVDLTHPEAKTTIVKACQEFGLFKVVNHGVPLELMTHLENEALKFFMQPQSLKDKAGPPDPYGYGSKRIGTNGDLGWVEYLLLNTNPDVISPKTLQLFEQNPEMFRCGVEEYIGAVKKICCEALELMADGLEIVPRNVFSRMIRDERSDSCFRMNRYPECPELKVEALSGRNLTGFGEHTDPQIISVLRSNNTSGLQICLPDGDGDGTTWASIQPDHTSFFINVGDLLQVMTNGSFKSVKHRVLVDSSMSRLSMIYFGGPPLNEKIAPLPSLVSREEESLYRELTWLEYKNAAYKSKLSDNRLSLFDKSADHSDKSPL